A region from the Kribbella shirazensis genome encodes:
- the istA gene encoding IS21 family transposase, with amino-acid sequence MMTVEDWAEIRRLYRSEGKAIKAIARELGISRNAVRRALARDTAPKYVRVSRGSRVDGVEPQIRQLLKETPTMPATVIAERIGWQHGLTVLKDRVRVLRPYYLPSDPASRTEYDAGHRVQCDLWFPPARVPLGAGQAGSPPVLVMTSGYSRMRWALMIASRQAPDLIAGHWQLLQNIGAVPRELVWDNESAVGCWRRGKPTLTDEFETFRGSLGIGVHLCRPRDPEAKGLVERNNGYFETSFLPGRTFIGHRDFNAQLTDWLVLANARHSRRIGCAPTARWATDRAAMLAMPPTAPSIGWSARVRLPRDYYVRIASNDYSVDPVVVGRFVDVNADLTTVTITCSGTVVGRHQRCWARHQTITDPAHRETAKRLAHYATAGRDHATSRATGAEVVVERRDLSVYDTVFGLTHPAGQAGHAGQAGDRAGGEVA; translated from the coding sequence GTGATGACAGTGGAGGACTGGGCTGAGATCCGTCGGTTGTACAGGTCGGAGGGCAAGGCGATCAAGGCGATCGCGCGTGAGCTGGGGATCTCGCGGAATGCTGTTCGTCGTGCGCTGGCGCGAGACACGGCGCCGAAGTATGTCCGGGTCTCGAGGGGTTCGAGGGTTGATGGGGTCGAACCTCAGATCAGGCAGTTGTTGAAGGAGACCCCGACGATGCCGGCCACGGTGATCGCGGAGCGGATCGGCTGGCAGCATGGGTTGACGGTGCTCAAGGACCGGGTCCGGGTGCTGCGGCCGTACTATCTGCCGTCGGATCCGGCGTCCCGGACGGAATATGACGCGGGGCATCGGGTGCAGTGCGATCTGTGGTTCCCGCCGGCCCGGGTGCCGCTGGGAGCTGGCCAGGCAGGATCACCGCCGGTGCTGGTGATGACGTCTGGCTACTCGCGGATGCGGTGGGCGTTGATGATCGCGTCGCGGCAGGCACCGGACCTGATCGCGGGGCACTGGCAGCTGCTGCAGAATATCGGCGCGGTGCCGCGCGAGCTGGTCTGGGACAACGAGTCCGCGGTGGGGTGTTGGCGGCGCGGCAAGCCGACACTGACGGACGAGTTCGAAACGTTCCGCGGCAGCCTGGGCATCGGGGTGCATCTGTGTCGGCCCCGCGACCCGGAGGCCAAGGGGCTGGTTGAGCGGAACAACGGCTACTTCGAGACCTCGTTCCTGCCCGGGCGGACGTTCATCGGGCACCGCGACTTCAACGCCCAGCTGACCGACTGGCTGGTGCTGGCCAACGCCCGGCACTCACGGCGGATCGGCTGCGCGCCGACGGCACGGTGGGCCACTGACCGGGCGGCGATGCTGGCGATGCCGCCGACGGCTCCGTCGATCGGATGGTCGGCCCGGGTCCGGCTGCCGCGGGACTACTACGTGCGGATCGCGTCCAACGACTATTCCGTCGATCCCGTCGTGGTCGGCCGGTTCGTCGACGTCAACGCGGACCTCACCACGGTCACCATCACCTGCAGCGGCACGGTCGTGGGCAGGCACCAGCGGTGCTGGGCCAGGCACCAGACCATCACCGACCCTGCCCATCGAGAGACCGCGAAGCGTCTTGCCCACTACGCCACAGCGGGCAGAGACCACGCCACCAGCCGAGCGACCGGGGCTGAGGTCGTGGTGGAACGCCGAGACTTGTCGGTCTACGACACCGTGTTCGGCCTGACCCACCCGGCCGGGCAGGCCGGGCACGCCGGGCAGGCCGGGGATCGCGCCGGCGGAGAGGTGGCGTGA